One Podarcis raffonei isolate rPodRaf1 chromosome 3, rPodRaf1.pri, whole genome shotgun sequence genomic region harbors:
- the FKBP1B gene encoding peptidyl-prolyl cis-trans isomerase FKBP1B isoform X2 gives MQGMLQNGKKFDSSRDRNKPFRFKIGRQEVIKGFEEGTAQMSLGQRAKLTCTPDMAYGPMGHPGVIPPNATLIFDVELLRIE, from the exons ATGCAAG GaatgctacagaacggaaagaaGTTTGATTCCTCCCGAGATCGAAACAAGCCTTTCAGGTTCAAGATCGGCAGGCAAGAGGTCATTAAAGGATTTGAGGAAGGTACTGCACAG aTGAGCCTAGGACAAAGAGCAAAGTTGACCTGTACACCTGACATGGCGTATGGACCCATGGGGCATCCCGGAGTCATCCCTCCCAACGCTACTCTGATTTTTGACGTGGAGCTACTTAGGATAGAGTAA
- the FKBP1B gene encoding peptidyl-prolyl cis-trans isomerase FKBP1B isoform X3, protein MLQNGKKFDSSRDRNKPFRFKIGRQEVIKGFEEGTAQMSLGQRAKLTCTPDMAYGPMGHPGVIPPNATLIFDVELLRIE, encoded by the exons atgctacagaacggaaagaaGTTTGATTCCTCCCGAGATCGAAACAAGCCTTTCAGGTTCAAGATCGGCAGGCAAGAGGTCATTAAAGGATTTGAGGAAGGTACTGCACAG aTGAGCCTAGGACAAAGAGCAAAGTTGACCTGTACACCTGACATGGCGTATGGACCCATGGGGCATCCCGGAGTCATCCCTCCCAACGCTACTCTGATTTTTGACGTGGAGCTACTTAGGATAGAGTAA
- the FKBP1B gene encoding peptidyl-prolyl cis-trans isomerase FKBP1B isoform X1, with translation MGVEVETITPGDGRTFPKKGQTCVVHYTGMLQNGKKFDSSRDRNKPFRFKIGRQEVIKGFEEGTAQMSLGQRAKLTCTPDMAYGPMGHPGVIPPNATLIFDVELLRIE, from the exons ATGGGGGTGGAAGTGGAGACCATCACGCCGGGAGACG GAAGGACATTTCCAAAGAAAGGCCAGACATGTGTGGTCCATTATACAG GaatgctacagaacggaaagaaGTTTGATTCCTCCCGAGATCGAAACAAGCCTTTCAGGTTCAAGATCGGCAGGCAAGAGGTCATTAAAGGATTTGAGGAAGGTACTGCACAG aTGAGCCTAGGACAAAGAGCAAAGTTGACCTGTACACCTGACATGGCGTATGGACCCATGGGGCATCCCGGAGTCATCCCTCCCAACGCTACTCTGATTTTTGACGTGGAGCTACTTAGGATAGAGTAA